GGTACCCGGACACGAAATCGTCGGTGTGGTCGACGCGATCGGCGACGGAGTCCGCGCCTGGAAACCCGGCGACCGCGTAGGTATCGGATTCCTCGGCGGCCAGTGCAACGAGTGCGAGTTCTGCCGCCGTGGCGATTTCGTGAACTGCACCGACCAACCCAAGCCCGGCACCACCGAGGACGGCGGCTACGCGGAGGTGGTGTACGCCCGGGCATCGGGTCTGGTCCGGGTGCCCGAGACACTGACGCCGACCACCGCCGCTCCCCTGCTGTGCGCCGGGGTGACAGTGTTCAACGCACTGCGCGCCACCGCCGCCCCATCCGGGGCGCTGGTCGCCGTCCAGGGCATCGGCGGGCTCGGTCACCTCGGAGTGCAGTACGCCAAGAAGCTCGGATACCGCGTCGCGGCCATCGCCCGCGGCGCCGAGAAATCCGAACTGGCAACGGCATTGGGCGCCGACCACTACATCGACAGCGCGGCTGCCGACCCCGGCGCCGCACTCAACGCGCTCGGCGGAGCCACCGCGGCCATCGCGACCGCAGCCAGCGGAGCTTCGATGAGCCCCCTGGTCGCGGGGTTACGTCCACGCGGGCAGCTCATCGTCGTCGGGGTAGCGCCGGATCCCATCGCGGTCAACACGGCCGATCCGATCCTCGGTGGTCGCAGCATCGTCGGCAGCCTGACCGGCTCGGCGATCGACAACGAAGACAACCTGGCGTTCAGCGTGGCCCATGGCATCTCACCGATGGTCGAGGTGATGCCGTTCGAGGAAGCGCCGGGAGCCTACGAGCGGATGATGTCGGGGCAGGCCCGGTTCCGGGTGGTGCTC
The genomic region above belongs to Mycolicibacterium sp. HK-90 and contains:
- a CDS encoding alcohol dehydrogenase catalytic domain-containing protein codes for the protein MSTYRAYQVTGQRQFDLVERELVPPPYGQVRVRVLSCGVCHSDVLAVEGQRPAPEQPVVPGHEIVGVVDAIGDGVRAWKPGDRVGIGFLGGQCNECEFCRRGDFVNCTDQPKPGTTEDGGYAEVVYARASGLVRVPETLTPTTAAPLLCAGVTVFNALRATAAPSGALVAVQGIGGLGHLGVQYAKKLGYRVAAIARGAEKSELATALGADHYIDSAAADPGAALNALGGATAAIATAASGASMSPLVAGLRPRGQLIVVGVAPDPIAVNTADPILGGRSIVGSLTGSAIDNEDNLAFSVAHGISPMVEVMPFEEAPGAYERMMSGQARFRVVLDIAGTTR